The DNA sequence accgtacttaattgttttaaaaatgtactgtatgtggggaaaaaaagaaaaagattactgtactgtatttaaaaaaaaagaagaacaggCGTTATGAAGACCTTCTAATATGTTGGATTGTATTTCAGGTTTtgaatgtatttcttttcttttgtcttgaaTTCAGTGCTTCTGTCGGTACTCGGAACACAGAGAGCATCACTGCAATATAGAGAGAGGTGGGTCGTCAGCAGCTACGTTTACTCCgtcacatttactcaagtaacattttccagaaacggtacttgtcagagtactttaaatgcgctgtactttttactttgacttgattATTtctgtgaagaaggatcgatacttttcctccgttacaatgatcgacatggcGTTCGCTGCTTTCCTTTTTTCCATTCTTGACGTGTGctcgtctatttttagactccatcttcgacttccgcatagggcgaccgttgcgccaatcaaacgtgaacactaatgtcatttgactccaattcgcCAATCAGATGACACGAGGCCACATGACACGTGACCGGGTaagtagccttcgcgagccaatcaaaatgactcattttggggcgGCTAAACAGCCGCGCGAGTGTGTTTCCGGAGCCAAACGCAACAGCTTTGTCACGCAGCTCTTcgattgtgactgcccaaattTGGATATTTCGGCCACCTTCTAACTTGAGGAAACcgcttgcggtaagttgcaaaTACTTTCGCTGTTGTTTTGCCAGCGgatgtggcaaaattagcacgCGCACATAATCCCCGCGTGTGTGTTCGGCACGAAGTAAAGCAAACAATGTTTCTGTCGGGCCCAATGCACGTGTTGTCGTTTTTGGGGCAGTTAaacattgaaatggtggcaggtgtgtgacgactcccacatatatatatatatatatttattatctGATGTCCAtgctttggttaaaaaaaaaaagtaatttcattgagtactttcttactcttaagtaaatatttggatgactgctttttacttttacttgagaaaTATTATTCGAAAGtcacagtactcttacttgagtacaatatttggctactctacccacctctgaataTAGAATATAGTCAAATTGAAATATAATATGATGGGTTAATAATCAAAATAAGGAAAGACggaattatttcatttttattaaaaaacagtgcttttatttatgtaatactgtggaaaaataattacatacatttttttaaaaatcttgaaggtaaagaaataaaaatgagtttgataacatttgaaaacgcttttttttcctgctacGGAACAGTACAATAACATATACATTGGGTTTTTCTAAATTCAAAGACacaataatacaggatacaGTCCTACCAGAGGTATAAAAGTACTAGATTGTGAGCGAAATGATACAGACGTATattgaaacacacacattgtatacaGCCGGACATGCATACAACAgtcccacgcacgcacgcacgcacgcacgagtCAGATTTGGAGTATGCATGTATCCGTTCACACATCTGTACAAACACGCTGTACAAATTGATGCGCGCGCCGTTGCCCGCACACGCCGTCCCGACGTCTctctcgcacgcacgcacgcacgcacacacacacacacacagacagacagacagacgcgCTCATTACTACATGTCAATATTGTAGACGGCCTTCCCTCCGTACACATTCTCTTTTGGCAGGCAGACGACGAGAAACGATCCTGTTCTCCCGATAAGGCCGCTCCCTTCTAAACCCCGCCTCCGTGTTTTTCTCACCGTCCGCACCGTTCTTCCAAGTTTCGAGCTCGTGGAGGCTCGAGCTGAGAAAACACAGTCTGACCCGAGGTCCCTCACCTGGTTTGTAAAGCCACGGTCGCCAACAGAAGGAGCTTCTACTGCATATATTCTACATGGTCTACAAGATCAACACTTGGCACTAGGTTTCTTTTATACACTTATATACCCTTTTTGACGGCACAACCCCTCAAACGTTTGGTCCGTACACACACATCGTTCCATGttttacattgacaaaaaataattcatctgtAATcttaaaaaatagaatacaaagcTCTAGTCAGGTGTGCAAATGAAAAGAGGACAGATAGAGATGGGAGACGTCCAAGCGTGAATAGTGTTGATGCGGTGCAAAAGGATGATTGCCTTCCTAGAACAACCACTTTCCCTTGGCTAAGAAGCATGATGGGAAaagttgaaagaaaaatgaGCATAAATGACTCAGTCACATGTACCGTAGTGGACGTTGATCTATTCGGCCTTCCGCCGAGTTAGTAGAGCTCGCCGTAGCAAGGTTCGCAAGCCTGCCCTGTTTCTTCGATGAGCTCCGGCCTCGGGGCACCGCGACGGGCCGGTCCCGGTCATTTTCAGTCATTGCCGTCCGGCGCCCTTGACAAAAGTCGATGCAAAGTCTGCGTCTGCGTCGTGGTCCTCGTCGTGATTGTGACTCGCGCCGTCCGCTCTCTCAGCGCTCCCGTTTCCAAACACGTCGGCCGCGCTTTTGTCTCCACCTTCCTCCTCCCGTCTCACGGGCGCGCTCCTCTATAACCGTACATGTGCCGTGTTTGCGCGtggaaatatgtgtgtgtgttggttttAGCCGCAATGCTCTGTCGAAGACACCGGTCGGGCCGTTAGGTCGCTTTCACACGTGAGTCTGCATCCTCTGCGTGTGTCGGCTGTGAGAATAGTCGGAGTGTTGCGACGTGTAGGAGAAGCGAGCGGAGCTGCCGTACTTGCCGAGTCCCGTGTCCGAGCCCGTCGGCGCGGCGGCCGCGCCGACGCCCGGACCGGCCCCGCCCGATCCCACCCCGTACATCTCGTACGAGGGGCCGGCCTCCAGCGGGGCCAGGCTCGATGGGGCGAACCCCATCCGGTACGTCTGGTAATGCGACGGGTAGCCGTAGTTGTCGTACGCCAGCTGGGAGGTGGAGTCCAGCAGGCCGCAGTCCCCCGGGAAGTCGCCCGCCGTGGGAGCGGGGTTGCCGGGGGGTTGCTGGTTCTGGCCCCCGCGGGTGAAAGTGTTGAACTGCGCGTAGCTGATGTGGGACAGTCTGGAAGGGGGCCGCGGGTCGTAGCAGGCCTGCGGGCGGCCCGGGGAGGTGAGGGGGCCCGGCGGGCCGGGGGCCGCGGCGCCCGACCCACCCGCGCTGCTGCCGCTAATGGATGCGGCGCCCCCCGGAGTACCGGTGGGGGAGCGGTAGTCGGAGTAGTGCATGGTGGAGCGCGAGGCGGGACGACCTTCGTCCAGCGTGGAAGCTCGTACGTTGTAGTAGCCGTTGGTGGGATCCTGGGAAAACATCGGCGTCAAAATGCTTCTCAAATGGAGCGCGGCGACGTCAGTCGTAGAAAGGGTTCCGATCAGTACTAATTACGATGTGGTTGCAATCCCAATCAGAATCGCCTTCATGCATGCACACCAAATGTATTCTCTGCATTTTCACGACAGTACGGTTTGAAGAAGAAAACTAGAGCACCTGCTTGCGTTTGTTCCGCCCAATCCCTCCCACCTCTCCCCACTCGGCTCTGAAAAGAgcaataaactgacttccaggTTGATATAACGCATTCCAATTCGAAGTACCTGGCCTGAACCAGGATGTGTGCAACACTTCTTAACTTCTGCCATTCAATGCCAACACACTATTAACATGACCGTTCTTCATTGTCGCTGTATTTAATCGTTTTTGTCGTTAGGTAGGCTTAGCTGATGTTTTAGCGAGGGAGGAAGCGTTTCAGGGGATCAGCGACGGCACCGCTGTCCTCGGTCTGAATTGGAACGAGACAAACGCGGGTTGATATTAAAGCCGAGGTGCCGCTGACCAGCTGACTGACTCCATGCTAATTAACATTGAGGATTTGATTTCTTCGCATTCAAAAGTCAACTTCTGTTGTCGTGTTTCACATGTTGTGCATTGCATTTCATATAAAAGGCTCAAAAATAAGTCCAAGGTCCATTTTTGCTAGTTTTAGTACTCACTATAGCGGGCTAGTTTactccaggaaaaaaaaaaaaaaccaacaaccatgTATGCAGAGGTGCTGCTCTATCAAAGTGACTTGGAGCGCAACACTGAAATAACTTTGATGGTTTCGACTTTCCCCAAAAGTTTTATGTTTCTTGTGTTAAACTGTACAAAACTGTGCAATTGATCTTGCTTGGATCAGGAGCCCGgcacccctaaacctctgatcctagaatGGCGCCTGGCTCACGGCCTCGCTACGCTTTCAGTTCACGAATCCGAGCCCAATCTCCCCGACAAAGCGGGCGCAGGAAGACGGACTATTCCTGACGCAAATCTTCCATCCCATCATCTCTCGCGTAACCGGACGCGTCACTCGGCCATCGTTTCGCAAGCCTTGGCGCTTCAGGCCGCAGagggaggggagaaaaaaaaaacgtcggggTGATCTGACCACCTCCCGGCGTGGCTTCATGTCTTTAAAATGATCCGACTCGTTCTCCAACTGGAGGCTTTGCCTTGTGCGGGGCAACATTTTGACAGCTACATGCATGAAAATTCATCATATTCATCACCTCAGTCTAACCCCGCAGGGTCAAAAGTGCAGAAAATATGCATGCCGGCTTGACTTGTTTTTCTATTTGCTCTTGTTTTTCATGACAAGTTGCACCGTGCGCGGGCGTAAAACGAGTGGAGAGGGCTCACCTTCAGGTCGTACTCCTGGCGGGTGTCCGCGGTGTCGCTGCGGAGGTCCGACTTGAGCTCGATGTCGTCCTTAAAGGGCTGATTGGAGGGAGAGAAAGACACAGAGGGGAGAAACTAAACGGTCAAAGAGGAGAACCAAACCAAAAAGGAGACGGAGAGGGAAGGatgcaacaaaatgtcacacGAAAAATTAAAGGCGTTAAAATAGGAGAACTCGCGGGAAAGCGAGGttactcacgcacgcacgcacgcacgcacgcacacgtacacacacacacacacacagctgaccGAGTACATGGCCTTCACCATGCGTGAGGCCGTGGACACGCTGGCCGAGTCCTCCTCCAagctgtggctctccttgttTATGGTTTCCACCTTAATGTCCGGCTTTCCCAGCGTGACCCCTCGCCGACCTGGAAGCAAAACGGGCCCAAGTCTCACACACGCATACACCCACGTCTTGCGCTGCGTGTTTTGACAAGTCGAAAGAGTTTTCTTGTACTGTATATCGAAAACTATTATCGCTGTGTTGCAGAGGTGTACTCTTACAGTTTCTGCTTGAATTTGTTTGACCTACGCCAAGGAAATAACGTCTCCGTTACAGATTGTTTCACGATGATGAAACTGTCACGGTGCTGCTTGGTGGCGTGACTCACTGCCTTTGCGTTGCCAGTAGAAGATGAGTACGAGGATCAGGAGGAAGATGAACAAGAGGATGGTGGAGCCCACCGTCCCCCCGGCAATTATCCCCACTGGGACCTCCTCTGAAATAACATCAAGTTCAGTTTCATcagaaaacagcatttttttttgacttgaaagtggtgcctcgagatactgGGGAGCGCTAATTTGCAGCACTTTGGGAAATACTGAacaattcaccccccccccaaaaaaaatgccactccctaaaacataaaacaaacaccGCTGCCCAGGGCCCAAAAACCTTTGATGGCCCTCGAAAAGCGATCGTCGACGGCAGCTACGACTTTGGCGCCTCTTGGCGACGCTTGCTCAGGAAAATGTATAGGGGCACGGGGGTGGACGCACCCCAAACCCTGATTGGCTGCGTCGCCCCAGGTGGATGCCTGGGGCCATCgcacccccccccaccttttGTACGCCactgaaaacaaagacaattacaagtTGTGTATTGAAAACGGCCACATTgttttgccttaggaaagtcagATTAGCTTATTGCTAACTAAAATTCCATTGATATGCTAAGAGTTAGCATCAATAGTTGCGGTTTGAGAAGCAACAGATACCAAAGCACAATCGGTGTCTCAACACATGTCGACTTATAACAATACTCGCAAACGTGTAGTCTTTATCGGCAACGAAAAAGGACTAttatctgaaggcaccactgtattgggGTCAGTTCTCTCTGTGAACAACGCACCCGTCTCCTCCAGCGTGATGATCATGGTGCCGGGCCCGAAGGAGTTGGAGGCCGTGCAGTTGTACGAGGTCAGGAAGTCGGACTCCATCACGTTGTTGACGGTGAGGGTGGAGAGGACGCCGCCGCCCTCGGCCGACGTTCTGCTTTGCTCCACCGTGTAGCGCTCCAGAAGCGTGCCCTTCTCCTCCTCCCACACATTCTCCTTCCACGCCCACACCTGCGCACGTTGTTATTCCACCACATACTGCTTGGTGATGCAGGGGGAAATGTAGAGTCGCAGCAAAATATCGCACCGTACAGTATATCGCCGATTTCATGACGCTCGAGTGACAGTAACCTCTTGATCTAATGACATGCATGCACGTGGCACGCAGAGGGCAAGCTTGGGGTGAGGGGAATCTTGCATGTCCACCATCTTTAAAGCCACTAAAAGCAGCTGTATTAttcaacatatactgtactcaAGCCAGTTAATTATGCATAAGCCCACATGTTCCCATAAGGTGCCCACTTGTTCCGCAGGAGGAGAATCTCCCAGCTGTGGCGTTTACTGGGACAAGTGTTCCTCCCTCCgtcctttttatattttataaatctTTTCATGTCCCAAACTGCGGCGCCCGCATTAGGGGAGCGCGCCGCCAGTCAGGACGCATCTGTCAAGGAAACACGAACGCCCGTGTGATGCAGCTGAGCGGAGAAAGCATCCGGGACGCTTTCCTGACACAGGAGCTAAAAGTGGTTTGTtgatacccccccccccgccctccccAACAGAAGAAGGGACAGTGCTTAAAAGCAGAGGCGGTAATGGTACTGTGTGAGATGGCACTTTGTAGGGCACAGACAGCCCCCGAGGCCAAACAATCTgaatttggatcagcaccaaattgtTCACCTTCAcctcctcctgtatggagatTTTGCGCATGCATCGGTTGGGAAGCGCCTTTTGGTTTCCTCGTCAGAATCACTCAGTTACCATGAACACCAAGCAGAATAGTGAAACATTTGCACACGTTCCGTTCGGCCTGCGACGAGACGTCTTTTAACATGCGGTCTCAAAGGCACCGCATATTGACTCGCTTGTCGAATCCAATTTGGAAGGGTCGTCTTGAAGCGGCCGCGCTACTTACAATCTTATCTGGAGGAGGTGTGCTCGCAATGTAGCATTTGACCTCGCCCCGTTCCCCTCGCACTGCATACTGGATGGGGTCGCTGGAGATGATGGGTGGGCCTGTAGAAAAAAGGCTCGAGTTTGAATTTCATTTCCTGGGTTGGGGTTCCAAAGTGGTACAAGGCGGCTTTGAACTTTGAACCGGTTTGGCATTTCCTGACCGTTGACGGCGAGCGTGACCTCGGTCTCCCCGACGCCGATCCGCGGCACGATGGCCTTGCATACGTACTGGCCCGCGTCGGCCTGGCTCACGGACTTCAAGTACAGTCGGTTGCTGTTACTCAGAACCTGTGCCGGTGGACGCCGTCCGTATTTACGTCGCGTAATTTACCGTGCGGCGATAACTATTCAGTTGAAGAGTTcggcatttttttcttcttaccaTGTTGGAACCTTTCTTGAACCACGTGAGCGTGAGCGGCGGGTTCCCGGCCCATTTGCAGTTGAGGTTGACGTCCGAGTCGACGTCCACCGTTTTGGGCTGAGGCTCCACCAACAGAACGGGACCAACTGGAGAGGGCGAAGCGAGACAGCGAGGAGGAGGTCGTTCACGGGAGGAATAAGGGAAGCCGGTTTGAGCGGACCTCGTCGGGACACTCACAGTGAACGTCCACCAGGATGCTGACGTTGGTCTTTCCCACGGCGTTGAAGACGAGGCAAGAAACCGGCTCGGTGAAGAAGGAGTGGTCCGCTTTGGTGGTGAACACACTCTCCCTGGCGCCCTGCAGCACCACGCCGCCCTTGGCCCACCTAAGGGAGAGAAGGGCGGAGCGGTTTGTTGACAATCCAAACGTAGGCAAGATTTAGCGGTGGTGACGCAAGTACCGATACTTTGTTGCTGTACAGATTTGTCTAAAAATTCTCCATCCAATCTGAAAAAAACCAAATCGTTTGTCATCAGTCGGTAATTTAACGTGTTTGTTCGAATAATTTTGAATAGCCGATTTTGTGCATACTGTATTGCGTAATTTGTGATCTAGGGAGTACTTTAAACCGCATTAGCTGTACATGaccgttttgctttttttgtcattgagaatgtatttctGCAGATTTGCGCCCAGTAATCATTGTCCGGAGACACCCAGAGGTCTTTTCCCATTTTGCGATTGGTATAAATGGATTGAATTAGTACATGAGATGAAGTTGGATACTTTTGAAAAGAGTTTTATATTTTGTGGGAGTAGCGCCACTATTGAATAATAGTGAATAAACAGGGGTAGTTCTAAAGTGTTCACGTGCGTTGGGAATCTTTTCAGGATTGCTGTTCTTCCTTTCTAGTTTTGGAGCAAGTTAGCGCCTctcatttgaaattcttggactGAGCTTTCGCATGACACGAAcgcattatttttgaataagtgaCGTAGGCGGTCGAATGCgctttgttcccatgtgctgcagtCAAAAAGGGTATTTTGTTCATCTCAAAATCGGAATTGTGCCAGACCGGGGAGGAATGATATGGTGCTGACTGAGATCGTGTGGCTTCTAGACTTTTTCGAAGTTAAAGTCTGTACTTAAATACCGAGTGCGAGGACCTCTGCTGTTTCCTAGCTCTTGGTTAGGTCGGCTTAAATGCGCAAAAGTCGCACACCTGTAGCCCATAATCGGGGGATTGGCCTGGGCTTGACAAGTGAAGGTGACCCTGTCGCCCTCCAGGACGGAGCGAGGCTCGATGGACAAGGTCACTGTCGGTGGATCTGCGAGACACAAAGGGCAAAATGGGATGTTTGGCTCCAAATCAGCGACACCAAACAGTTTCGTTTGGGTTTGCTGAGCTTACGGTGCACATTGAGGGTAACAGTTGTGCTCTTGCCCGCAGGGGCCGCCAGGTTGGAGGCCACACAGCTGTAGTTCCTCCCTGTGTCTGCGTCGATGGGGTGGATGGGCAGGAAGCTGCGCGTGGTCACCCTCTTACGGTCTGGGAGAACCTCCTGGAGAAATTACTGAGCGTGTCAAAGACCACCgtacgcgtgcgtgcgtgtgtgcgtgcgtgtgtgtgtgtttttcaattGGGACTCACGGTGCCACTGACGGCCCCATCGACAGGCAGGCCATCTTTAAGCCACTCGATCACGGAGGGCGGTTTAGCACCCCGAGACACACAGCTGAGGTTGTAGGACTCCCCCGCATTGAGCAGAACCTCCGGACCGCCGTCGATCACCGGGTCGTCTGGGGGGACTGCGAGGGGAGGTCAGAAAAAGCAAGTTCTGAAGAACGGATTTACACATGAGCCAGATCCAAATGTGGATCAAATCTGGCACAGAAAGCAACGAACGGATAATCAAATATCATGGTCAACAAGTACTGAGGACGGTGAGCTTGGCCCTCCTGGACCTCAGGGCGGCATCGGGGGCTTGGCACTCGTACAAGGAGTCATCAGACAGGTCGGCCGACAAGATCTCGAGGTTGTACTGGCCCAGCTCCTGGACCCGCAGCACTCGGTACCGAGGCCAGGCtgggaaaacacacagttgaaaCGGTTTTGCTCAACTCGTTTGTTCTGGAATTCACATAAAATCTTTCTTCGTATAAAATGCAAATCCTTTAACAGCCGTAGGAAAGTTCCAGACCGTTGTCCTTTCATCACGAGGGGAAAGGAATGCTTGTCCACACGATGAACGACGAAATATCTCAAATCTTCTCGTCCTTTGTATGCTGAGAGATTTTTTTCCGACCGGGCACCTTTTGTGAAAGAGCATTTCACATGCGTCGAGCGTTTCTGTCCTTAAAATGTGAACTTATTATAAGTTACAATTTAAGAGTACGTTTCTATGGGTGTTGGTCCGGTACTGCTAATAAATGTGAGGTGATGCGAGTCGAGCTATGTTTACCTCAAGCTACCTCTCGCCAAGACACATTTTCCCGTTCTATTGGCAGATTTTAATTTAGCTTCAACCAAATtggattgattttaaaaaaatcgccAAGTAGGTAAAATGAGGCCTCAAAAGAGATTTTTGACATGCGTGCACCCgaggccgacaacgaggcgctctcaTGCCCAAAGCCTCGGTCCTAACACTGGCTGTCAAgttggaggttttttttcatgacaataaaaggtgattgttcattcttcttcttcttcttcttctctacaTGACATATGCGCACTCACAagtgacaatgaggcgctctaaagagGCCACACCAGCGGGCCGTCTGAAGGGAAGAGACATTTTCGGGGTGTTGGCAACGTTGGCGAGCTAACCGCATGTCACAACTGTGCCAGATAACCACTTCCGCAAGCAATGAATAGCAAAGAAAATTCAGTAAAACTCAAATGTGAACAACAGTTTCACGCTGGAGCTCCACAATTGAGGACGACATAgttgtcagtctttgcacatttttagcAACTATCCCCACACTTGTATTGTTGTCATGTTCCgtttgttttgttgacttggttCTGATTGATTGGATTTAGTTTGTTTCATGCTTTTGTCAACTTTTCCTGTGTCACGTTTGGtgcacctgttctcgtcagcccgcTGCCTCGCGTCAACCAATCACCTCCCTCCGGCCACTCGTGTCTCGTCCAGGTGTTCGTCGTCGTCTCgtcaatgtgtttgtatttccCTTGCTTTCCGTCCTCGCTGCTGCATTGTCGTTTGTTGGTTGTCGTCAGTTGCCGTAGCCCGAGTTTCCTCATCTTGTTACGTTTCTTAGTGGTCGCTATTTTTGGCTTCCGTGTTTCTCCGTTACTTGGAATGAAgctttttggactttgttactTTAGCGTTTGCGCCACAatccttgtttgccctttttggtttttgaaataaaaatgcctTTTTGAGATGAACGCAGTCCTACTTGGCCTCCCGGCTGCCCCGCCCGGACTTGGGTCCGGCACGTTTTGTCTTGCCTCCGACACCTTGAAAACCCCAACTCGACATGTACAATGTACGTAtttgagaaacaaatctctCCATTATCTTTCCGGGATCTTGAAGTTAAATATTCCTCATTGTGTTACATTTTTCTTGTTCTATTAATTCCCTTTTTTCAGCGTGTGACGCACACACGTCACACGATCCGCTCCCTTCCGCCCCTCCGCGTTTGCGCCAGCTGTGCCACTGCTGCACGAGCTCACCGAGAGGTGGCATTCACGCCCTCGGTCGCCAAGTCGTAATGCATTTATTGACTCTTTTTGGAGCAGTCAAATTGACTCCACGGCGCGTTACACACAATTTGCTGCTCAGGCGgcgcgagagcgagagagctgTTAGGCTGCTCTCCTCCTAACCTTGTGTGTCCTTGCTCGTGCTCGTGCTCGCATGTGCATGTGCGCCTTGTTTAGACATGCATTTGCATGTGAAATGTGGAGGGCAAGGAAGCGTATTTAAAGCCCAGAGAAGCCACACACACATCTGTTATACGCACAAAAACTACCGTGCTGTTTGTGTGCTCAACTCTGGCAAAGCACATTTGACTAACACCGTGTTGTGCCTGGACGTGCAGCTTTGCCCATTTAGGAATGGTTTGGACGCTTTCACTCAATAATAACGAGCTCATTTGTTACTAATTACATGACACGTTTGAacataattgctgaaaacatgcaaaggcaGAACTTTGTGGTCATCAGTTGTGGAGgttcagcgttttttttttttttttttgggccatggATAAAATGGTGTCTAGTGACACACTTGGTTCGCCTCGGTGCTTATTCGGCTCGTCACACCTCCACCGGGAAAACGCCTCCTTCCCTTCGGATAGTCCGCTCGCGTGGCCGCTGTAGAGCGCCACGTTGTTGGACGTAAGTGTGTGTACATAACGGAGAAAAGGCAGAAAAGCGCACACTATTATTGTTCTTTTCCTtcgtaaaaagtgtatttgattgttgttacttttttatttacacataaaGAAGCATGTTCAGCGTGCGTTGCATTGTGAGTGAATTATTCATGCCGAAGTCATAAATCGTCATACAATAAGGACTGACTCCCTCACTAAGGACTTCGAATACATATCTTCAatcatatttacaatgaaaagtgagagctTTCGACTCGGAGTCGGGCTGTGAGCTGGTTTCACGCGCTGCGCGGCTGACGTCACACTTTGCGAGTTAAACACTTGCGGAATCGTCAACCTTTCTCGCTCTTCGCGTCAAAATTACGATGGCGGGagcaatagtgtgtgtgtgtgtgtgtgtgtcactcagtTTCACGTTTACgttcacgcacgcacacacacgcagttgCCTTGATGGACTACAATCGGCATCCATCAGTTAAGACTCTTCCGCGAAGTGTTACGGTTAAgttcatgctttttttgtactgtggaggAGTGATATTCCTGCCGCTCGGc is a window from the Phycodurus eques isolate BA_2022a chromosome 23, UOR_Pequ_1.1, whole genome shotgun sequence genome containing:
- the kirrel1a gene encoding kin of IRRE-like protein 1a isoform X2, giving the protein MQRLLLLLTLLVTLQTVWTARFSQEPADQSVARGQRVILSCVVFNYSGIVQWTKDGLALGIGEDLRAWPRYRVLRVQELGQYNLEILSADLSDDSLYECQAPDAALRSRRAKLTVLIPPDDPVIDGGPEVLLNAGESYNLSCVSRGAKPPSVIEWLKDGLPVDGAVSGTEVLPDRKRVTTRSFLPIHPIDADTGRNYSCVASNLAAPAGKSTTVTLNVHHPPTVTLSIEPRSVLEGDRVTFTCQAQANPPIMGYRWAKGGVVLQGARESVFTTKADHSFFTEPVSCLVFNAVGKTNVSILVDVHFGPVLLVEPQPKTVDVDSDVNLNCKWAGNPPLTLTWFKKGSNMVLSNSNRLYLKSVSQADAGQYVCKAIVPRIGVGETEVTLAVNGPPIISSDPIQYAVRGERGEVKCYIASTPPPDKIVWAWKENVWEEEKGTLLERYTVEQSRTSAEGGGVLSTLTVNNVMESDFLTSYNCTASNSFGPGTMIITLEETEEVPVGIIAGGTVGSTILLFIFLLILVLIFYWQRKGSRRGVTLGKPDIKVETINKESHSLEEDSASVSTASRMFLPSVSFSPSNQPFKDDIELKSDLRSDTADTRQEYDLKDPTNGYYNVRASTLDEGRPASRSTMHYSDYRSPTGTPGGAASISGSSAGGSGAAAPGPPGPLTSPGRPQACYDPRPPSRLSHISYAQFNTFTRGGQNQQPPGNPAPTAGDFPGDCGLLDSTSQLAYDNYGYPSHYQTYRMGFAPSSLAPLEAGPSYEMYGVGSGGAGPGVGAAAAPTGSDTGLGKYGSSARFSYTSQHSDYSHSRHTQRMQTHV
- the kirrel1a gene encoding kin of IRRE-like protein 1a isoform X4, encoding MQRLLLLLTLLVTLQTVWTARFSQEPADQSVARGQRVILSCVVFNYSGIVQWTKDGLALGIGEDLRAWPRYRVLRVQELGQYNLEILSADLSDDSLYECQAPDAALRSRRAKLTVLIPPDDPVIDGGPEVLLNAGESYNLSCVSRGAKPPSVIEWLKDGLPVDGAVSGTEVLPDRKRVTTRSFLPIHPIDADTGRNYSCVASNLAAPAGKSTTVTLNVHHPPTVTLSIEPRSVLEGDRVTFTCQAQANPPIMGYRWAKGGVVLQGARESVFTTKADHSFFTEPVSCLVFNAVGKTNVSILVDVHFGPVLLVEPQPKTVDVDSDVNLNCKWAGNPPLTLTWFKKGSNMVLSNSNRLYLKSVSQADAGQYVCKAIVPRIGVGETEVTLAVNGPPIISSDPIQYAVRGERGEVKCYIASTPPPDKIVWAWKENVWEEEKGTLLERYTVEQSRTSAEGGGVLSTLTVNNVMESDFLTSYNCTASNSFGPGTMIITLEETEEVPVGIIAGGTVGSTILLFIFLLILVLIFYWQRKGSRRGVTLGKPDIKVETINKESHSLEEDSASVSTASRMPFKDDIELKSDLRSDTADTRQEYDLKDPTNGYYNVRASTLDEGRPASRSTMHYSDYRSPTGTPGGAASISGSSAGGSGAAAPGPPGPLTSPGRPQACYDPRPPSRLSHISYAQFNTFTRGGQNQQPPGNPAPTAGDFPGDCGLLDSTSQLAYDNYGYPSHYQTYRMGFAPSSLAPLEAGPSYEMYGVGSGGAGPGVGAAAAPTGSDTGLGKYGSSARFSYTSQHSDYSHSRHTQRMQTHV
- the kirrel1a gene encoding kin of IRRE-like protein 1a isoform X1, translated to MQRLLLLLTLLVTLQTVWTARFSQEPADQSVARGQRVILSCVVFNYSGIVQWTKDGLALGIGEDLRAWPRYRVLRVQELGQYNLEILSADLSDDSLYECQAPDAALRSRRAKLTVLIPPDDPVIDGGPEVLLNAGESYNLSCVSRGAKPPSVIEWLKDGLPVDGAVSGTEVLPDRKRVTTRSFLPIHPIDADTGRNYSCVASNLAAPAGKSTTVTLNVHHPPTVTLSIEPRSVLEGDRVTFTCQAQANPPIMGYRWAKGGVVLQGARESVFTTKADHSFFTEPVSCLVFNAVGKTNVSILVDVHFGPVLLVEPQPKTVDVDSDVNLNCKWAGNPPLTLTWFKKGSNMVLSNSNRLYLKSVSQADAGQYVCKAIVPRIGVGETEVTLAVNGPPIISSDPIQYAVRGERGEVKCYIASTPPPDKIVWAWKENVWEEEKGTLLERYTVEQSRTSAEGGGVLSTLTVNNVMESDFLTSYNCTASNSFGPGTMIITLEETEEVPVGIIAGGTVGSTILLFIFLLILVLIFYWQRKGSRRGVTLGKPDIKVETINKESHSLEEDSASVSTASRMVKAMYSFLPSVSFSPSNQPFKDDIELKSDLRSDTADTRQEYDLKDPTNGYYNVRASTLDEGRPASRSTMHYSDYRSPTGTPGGAASISGSSAGGSGAAAPGPPGPLTSPGRPQACYDPRPPSRLSHISYAQFNTFTRGGQNQQPPGNPAPTAGDFPGDCGLLDSTSQLAYDNYGYPSHYQTYRMGFAPSSLAPLEAGPSYEMYGVGSGGAGPGVGAAAAPTGSDTGLGKYGSSARFSYTSQHSDYSHSRHTQRMQTHV